A window from Hemicordylus capensis ecotype Gifberg chromosome 2, rHemCap1.1.pri, whole genome shotgun sequence encodes these proteins:
- the LOC128341796 gene encoding proteinase-activated receptor 1-like: MDPSLKILLSLLSVPHTLFSTARADKQNSSLEFQFSSFFYIDEMIENESGNSSLNITQLNHSEDIERYLTSLWLACFVPSVHTFVVVLSLPLNIIAILIFVTKIQLKKPAVVYMLNLASADVLFVSVLPFQIVYRFSGHNWIFGPEMCRFVTAAFYSNMYCSILLMMVISVDRFLAVVYPMQSLSWRTVRRAYTVCLAIWIAAIAGVIPLLMTDQTKRLYRLNITTCHDVLDLSVTEKFRSYWCTLSVLFFFIPFIISATCYVGIIRKLSSSNVAAKAGKRRRAVLLSAAVLCSFILCFGPTNVTIMVHNLSDREQWQNLYFAYLLAVCTGAINCCIDPLIYFYASLQCQRHVYNLLGCKKHSDVEKDSQTTSSNMATFSSGLNSLSQA; encoded by the exons ATGGATCCCTCTCTGAAGATATTGCTTTCTCTGCTCAGTGTACCTCACACTTTATTCAGCACAGCAAGAGCAGACAAGCAAA ATTCATCGTTAGAGTTTCAGTTTTCATCATTTTTTTATATAGACGAAATGATTGAAAATGAATCGGGCAATTCCAGTTTAAACATAACACAACTTAACCACTCTGAAGACATTGAAAGATACTTGACTAGTTTATGGCTGGCCTGTTTTGTTCCTTCCGTCCACACCTTTGTGGTTGTACTGAGTCTCCCTCTAAACATTATAGCAATTCTCATCTTTGTGACCAAAATACAGCTTAAGAAGCCAGCTGTGGTGTACATGCTCAACCTGGCTTCTGCTGACGTACTCTTTGTGAGCGTATTGCCTTTTCAGATTGTCTACCGTTTTTCTGGACACAACTGGATATTTGGACCAGAAATGTGCCGTTTTGTCACAGCTGCTTTCTACAGCAACATGTACTGCTCCATACTGCTGATGATGGTGATAAGCGTTGATCGTTTCCTGGCAGTGGTGTACCCGATGCAGTCTTTGTCCTGGCGCACTGTAAGGCGAGCCTATACGGTGTGCTTGGCCATATGGATTGCAGCCATAGCTGGTGTGATACCTCTGCTAATGACTGATCAAACAAAGAGATTATATCGGTTAAACATTACTACCTGCCATGATGTGTTAGATCTCTCTGTTACTGAGAAGTTTCGCTCTTACTGGTGTACATTATCTGTTCTCTTCTTTTTTATCCCATTCATAATATCTGCCACCTGTTATGTGGGCATTATAAGGAAACTTTCTTCATCCAATGTTGCTGCAAAGGCAGGTAAGAGGAGACGTGCCGTACTATTGTCTGCAGCTGTCTTGTGCTCGTTTATTCTTTGTTTTGGGCCAACCAATGTCACAATAATGGTGCATAACCTTTCAGATCGGGAACAATGGCAGAATCTCTATTTTGCCTACTTGCTGGCAGTCTGTACAGGTGCAATAAACTGTTGCATTGATCCCTTGATCTATTTTTATGCCTCCTTGCAGTGTCAAAGGCATGTCTACAATCTCTTGGGCTGTAAAAAGCATTCTGATGTTGAAAAAGACAGCCAGACAACAAGCAGTAATATGGCAACCTTTTCCAGTGGTTTGAATTCTTTGTCTCAAGCATAA